TGGCATCACAAACCCTAACATCTACGACATCCTCTCACGACGACTTCCCGAAGAAGATCTGATCCATGACATACTTTTTACTAGGCTTACGGTGAAGGATCTTTTTCGATTAAGTTCAGTTTGTAAGTCATGGTTGTCTCTGGTCACAAGTCACGTTTTCATTAGAACTCATCATGCAAAATTAACCAATGATCCGAACTTTTCCCACCATCAGCTCCTTTTAAGCCGTAAGATTGATGAAGATTCGCGTATTGTTTTCGAGGGCTATTCTTTGCATTCTCTGCTTAATGAGCCTTTTAGAAATATCCTGCTGTTGTGTGTTTTAACTTGATAAGTGATTTTATACATCCAGTGTCATGTTCGACACTTAACCATTTTAGCCTGCAAAATTATAAGGAGATACTTAAATTCTGCATTTTTAATCTCTCATCCACATGCATGTCTGTTGCAATCATCCTTTCCTGGAAAATCAGTTGCAAATGACATTCCAGAATTTGTTTCAGGATAGTAATCAGTATCATAATCTATACGAAGTAGATACCTATATCGAGAGTCTAGTTTCACCCTATCTCTGAACTGGAGCTTGCAGCTTATGATTTCAATATACACAGACTGTTACTTTGTTGATTTACTTTAGTCTTTGAGCTTTCAAATCTCTTTATAGCTAGTTAGTAGTCGATTCTGCTTCCATATATACGGTATTCCTCTCTTAATCTGAGTTCTACGATATAGATAATTTCAATTTCTATGTTTATACTATTAATTGCTGGCCAGGTAAAACCATACATTGATTCCTTGAAATGTAGACTACTGGATGCTTCTCACTCTCGGTAACAAGAGGTCAGGGGTTCTCTCTCACTTGCTCGTATGTTTTAAGGTACATTACGTCTCCCCATCTCTGCATTTATTCTATCTTCGTTATATTCATTATGCAGCATAAGGAAGAAATCTTTCAACTTGTTTTTAGTGACATCAATCAATTTACTTATCCCGATTAGGTTCAGAACAATGTGTGTGCGCTGCACTTCCCCAGAGATCGTCCCCATCCCCTATTTTGTGTActtaatttagaaaaaaaattgatTAACTTATAACTGATTGTTTAGGTGTATTTTTACTTCTTACTCGCAGAAAATCATAAGTATCgacaaaaagaaaaaaataaatagaATGGGAAAACTAATTAACAATAACCAGACCTGAAATTGAACTCTTCTTCTATCCTACTTTCTAAAAGTTTTCACCTATGAACAGCTGTAGTGTTTTTTCTGGTACTAAACTTGAAAATTACATAATGATACTATCATTACCTGAATCTCTCGAACTGCTCTTTGACGTATCTGACATGAAGTTTGCTGGCAATAAAGGGAACTTTGCAGAATTTTTGTAAGCAGTGGAATTTGATGTATGTTCAGTTTTCCTCTTCTGCATATTTCTGGTTATGTCAATACAGGCCTGATCAACCATTGCAAGAAAATCTTTAACTATGACGAATAGCTGAAGTGGTTGCGCCATTATGTCCTTTGAGGCTCCTGCTTGATAATATTCTGTTGTTCGCTTGACAAGCTCCATAATAGTTGTGAATTCTTTCCTTGCTACTCTTAATTCTCCTTCACTCGCGTCTAGGAAGGTTTTCATCTTTTTGATGAAACCTTCTCCTCCACCACTAATTGCACATTCACCAACAAGTTTTCGTATTTCTGCAACATTGTCAGATAGAGTTGAAGAAGCTTTGTTTAAGGCATCATAGTCTAGTGTTGCAGATTTCTTTACACTAGAGAATTGAGAACTAATGCCACCTACAATCGGCAAGCCAAGCATTATGTATTCATTTTCCATGTCCTTTATTTGCATAGGTTTTTCCAACATTTGACCACCATAATTTCTgatgctgctgctgctgctgctgctgctgttcAAGCTGCGGCTTTTATTGATCACACAACGTTTTCCTTCTGCTCGGACTACTTCTTCCACAACAAAGTGAAGCAATGTAGTGTTCCCATCTGTACTTTTTACATCAGAGAGTTTTTGGAGAAAAGTCAAGTTGAAAGCTTTTGTATTTCCATGTGAAGTCTCTGCATTCATCTGATTTCCAGCCTTAAGAACAGCTTCAATAAGTTTCGGTAATAGCCCACGAGTTCTGAGCTCCTTGCAACCAGATTCAAGTGTTTGTAAAGATTGTTTAAGAAAGAGAACCTGGGAATCATAATTTGATCCAACCAACATAGCATTAAATCGAGTGAATGCAGATGGAACGGCCTTAAGGACATGATAGAGGAATGACTCAGCATCAGCAAGTCTTGTGTGATCATCATCAAATGCAAGAATATCTGACACTTCTTCTGTAGTAGGGGCTATTCTGTTGAGCTTTTCAAGAATGTTGACATCTAAATCTTGGCCTTCAGTGAGAGCGTCGATTATTTCTTTGCGTGAAACAGATAGAGATCGGAGTATAATTGATATGTCTTGGGACTTTCTGGCATCAAGAATGAAAATCTTAGAAGGTGGACTATTTCTTTCTCTTTTCGGGCTTGACATATTACCAACTCTTTTGGGAGATTTTCGATTAGTTGCCACTGATCCAAAAAGAGCTTCCATAAGATCACCATCAGCCCTGTATAGTGAAAAAAAATTAAGAAGCGTGTTAGACAAAAAACTATAGCAAGGTGCTtatgttaaagagtataagatcctgTTCGGACCTTCCTTTACCACCTTGAGGTTTTAGTGCGACTGATTACTTAACAAAGGTATCAGAGCTTGGTTTAGGGAGGGACTCGGGTTTGAGTCCTCCCACCCCCATTAATTGTTACTTAACAGCTTATACCTCAGAATGGAAATTTTCATTACCTAAAAGAATCACCATTGACTTCGTCCCAAACCGGAGTTGTTTTCTTTGGTAAAGGTGTAGGGGGCGGCAGTTGCAGTGCTGATGGTGAAACAACTGCAGTAGGCAGCGCTGGAGTAGCACGTGAATTTGCTCGTAGTCGTAGAGATGGCGAGGAAAGTTGAACTGATGACTCCTGTCTTACCACAGGTTCAATTTGGCCTTTTTCTACATGATCCCGAGACCGAAAGGAAAAAGAATGGCCTCTAAGAAAAGGAGTTTCTTGGACTGCAGGCTTCAAAATGTTCTCC
The sequence above is drawn from the Apium graveolens cultivar Ventura chromosome 2, ASM990537v1, whole genome shotgun sequence genome and encodes:
- the LOC141706252 gene encoding formin-like protein 8, whose translation is MKMNKLQSCTFILYILIICCRISTLPKCSCQSNTQNIETFYPFEVPPISPAPDVPDNQPPASPQPRSSSSNSVMRAVIATAASTVFISALFFVFVLRHVRQKRNHAAANASFRNIHSIEPRRGDKFVRVNENMKRVIVDEEGLDVWYLRDLEGEKNEAFNKDEIFDIEEENILKPAVQETPFLRGHSFSFRSRDHVEKGQIEPVVRQESSVQLSSPSLRLRANSRATPALPTAVVSPSALQLPPPTPLPKKTTPVWDEVNGDSFRADGDLMEALFGSVATNRKSPKRVGNMSSPKRERNSPPSKIFILDARKSQDISIILRSLSVSRKEIIDALTEGQDLDVNILEKLNRIAPTTEEVSDILAFDDDHTRLADAESFLYHVLKAVPSAFTRFNAMLVGSNYDSQVLFLKQSLQTLESGCKELRTRGLLPKLIEAVLKAGNQMNAETSHGNTKAFNLTFLQKLSDVKSTDGNTTLLHFVVEEVVRAEGKRCVINKSRSLNSSSSSSSSIRNYGGQMLEKPMQIKDMENEYIMLGLPIVGGISSQFSSVKKSATLDYDALNKASSTLSDNVAEIRKLVGECAISGGGEGFIKKMKTFLDASEGELRVARKEFTTIMELVKRTTEYYQAGASKDIMAQPLQLFVIVKDFLAMVDQACIDITRNMQKRKTEHTSNSTAYKNSAKFPLLPANFMSDTSKSSSRDSGNDSIIM